A stretch of the Porifericola rhodea genome encodes the following:
- a CDS encoding FAD-binding and (Fe-S)-binding domain-containing protein translates to MNHQHLKQLADKLEGKLHYDQAMRILYATDASAYQEMPLAVAIPSTEDDIVTLIKFANEHEVSLIPRAAGTSLAGQVVGKGIVVDISQKFTQVLEINAEESWARVQPGVIRDDLNHYLSEHGLYFGPETSTASRAMIAGMVGNNSCGLHSPIYETTREHTLEVTAILSDGSKTTFKAISPEEFEKKCSGETAVSELEAQVYRSLKERLSDKAVQDEIRAQFPKKEIKRRRNTGYAIDILLDSEVFTQGGEAFNMCKLICGSEGSLAFITEIKVNCVPLPPKEVGVACPHFKTIDESLRANIIAMKHGAGASELMDDHIIERTRANIEYRKYASFIEGNPKAVLMIEFARDTREEVDAAINAMYQEMKENNMGYHFPVLYNQDSKDAWNVRKAGLGLLGNVPGDEKAQPVIEDTAVAVSDLPEYIAEFNLTLQKYGLSCVHYAHAGDGELHLRPILNLKTEPGNEMFRTIAQEIAQLVKKYRGSLSGEHGDGRLRAEFIRYMIGDKNYELIREVKRTWDPKNIFNPGKIVDAPPMNQFLRYMPGHPTPEIDTVFDFTQNLGVLRAAEQCNGSGDCRKTHLTGGTMCPSYMATRNEKDTTRARANILRYFLTNSDKPNRFDHEEIKEVMDLCLSCKGCKSECPSNVDVGKLKAEFMQHYYDANGVSLRNRLIGNFTKLTSLAALTPGLYNWAVQNSFTSGIIKKMTGFAEGRSMPLLHKVTLRKWYQQHKRGTRVALNGFAASSATPVGGEYSEMPVKQKKSKGKVYLFCDEFTNFNDTEIGVKSILLLERLGYEVEIPRHEESGRTYLSKGMLRQAKSIALKNIAALKDIVSEETPIVGIEPSAILTLRDEYVDLSSGEEKKAAQHIAGHTYLLDEFIAREIDRGNINKDVFTKEKKVIKLHGHCHQKALSSLVPTKKMLSLPENYEVHLIRSGCCGMAGSFGYEKEHFEVSMQVGELVLFPTVRQQPEEVIIAAPGTSCRHQIKDGTGRLAKHTAEILYEALV, encoded by the coding sequence ATGAACCATCAGCACCTTAAGCAGTTAGCAGACAAATTAGAAGGAAAGTTACATTATGATCAGGCTATGCGTATTCTTTACGCTACCGATGCCTCGGCTTACCAGGAGATGCCTCTGGCAGTAGCCATCCCCTCCACCGAAGATGATATTGTTACCCTGATCAAATTTGCTAATGAGCATGAGGTTTCGCTGATACCCAGAGCTGCGGGTACCTCTCTGGCGGGGCAGGTAGTAGGTAAAGGTATTGTGGTAGATATCTCTCAAAAATTTACCCAGGTGCTGGAGATCAATGCTGAAGAAAGCTGGGCGCGAGTACAGCCGGGCGTAATCCGAGATGATCTCAACCATTACCTCAGTGAGCATGGTTTGTATTTTGGCCCTGAAACTTCTACTGCCAGCCGTGCTATGATCGCCGGAATGGTAGGAAACAACTCCTGTGGTTTGCATTCACCCATATACGAAACTACTCGCGAACATACGCTTGAAGTTACAGCCATCTTAAGTGATGGGAGTAAGACTACCTTTAAAGCGATAAGCCCTGAAGAGTTTGAAAAAAAGTGTAGTGGTGAGACAGCAGTCAGCGAACTGGAAGCCCAGGTATATCGCAGCCTGAAAGAGCGCCTGTCGGACAAAGCTGTACAGGACGAAATTCGTGCGCAGTTTCCTAAAAAAGAAATTAAACGGCGCCGTAATACAGGTTACGCTATAGATATACTGCTGGATAGCGAGGTTTTTACTCAGGGTGGCGAAGCTTTTAATATGTGTAAGCTCATCTGTGGTTCAGAAGGCTCACTAGCTTTTATTACCGAAATTAAAGTCAACTGTGTGCCTTTGCCTCCTAAAGAGGTTGGGGTCGCCTGTCCTCACTTTAAGACCATAGACGAATCTCTGCGAGCAAACATCATTGCCATGAAGCATGGTGCCGGAGCTTCGGAGCTGATGGATGACCATATTATTGAACGTACCCGCGCCAATATTGAGTATCGCAAATATGCCTCTTTTATAGAAGGTAACCCCAAGGCAGTACTGATGATAGAGTTTGCCCGAGATACACGAGAAGAGGTAGATGCAGCAATAAATGCCATGTACCAGGAGATGAAAGAGAACAATATGGGGTATCATTTTCCGGTACTGTACAATCAGGATAGTAAAGATGCCTGGAATGTAAGAAAAGCGGGCCTTGGGCTGTTAGGTAATGTGCCGGGCGACGAAAAGGCGCAGCCTGTAATTGAAGACACGGCGGTAGCAGTAAGCGATCTTCCTGAATATATTGCTGAGTTTAATCTGACCCTTCAAAAATACGGTTTATCATGTGTGCACTACGCCCACGCCGGAGATGGTGAACTGCACCTCAGGCCCATCCTTAACCTCAAGACGGAGCCGGGCAATGAGATGTTCAGAACCATTGCTCAGGAGATAGCTCAGCTGGTAAAAAAATATCGGGGATCTCTGAGTGGTGAGCATGGCGACGGAAGGCTTAGAGCAGAGTTTATTCGCTACATGATCGGTGACAAAAATTATGAGCTGATCAGAGAGGTGAAGCGTACCTGGGACCCTAAAAATATCTTTAACCCCGGTAAGATTGTAGACGCACCGCCGATGAACCAGTTTCTACGGTATATGCCGGGGCATCCTACTCCAGAGATAGACACGGTTTTTGATTTCACTCAGAACCTTGGCGTATTAAGAGCTGCCGAGCAATGTAACGGTTCCGGAGACTGCCGTAAAACACATTTAACAGGTGGAACTATGTGCCCTAGCTACATGGCTACCCGCAATGAAAAAGATACAACTCGTGCTCGTGCCAATATACTGCGCTACTTCTTAACCAATTCTGATAAGCCCAACCGCTTCGACCACGAAGAGATAAAAGAGGTAATGGACCTTTGCCTATCCTGCAAGGGGTGTAAATCTGAGTGCCCTTCCAATGTTGATGTTGGGAAGCTGAAAGCTGAGTTTATGCAACATTATTACGATGCGAATGGAGTATCTCTCAGAAACAGGCTGATAGGGAATTTTACTAAACTTACTTCTCTGGCTGCGCTTACACCGGGGCTTTACAATTGGGCGGTTCAGAACTCATTTACTTCTGGTATCATCAAAAAGATGACAGGTTTTGCAGAAGGCCGCTCTATGCCACTGCTGCATAAGGTGACATTACGAAAGTGGTACCAGCAACATAAGCGCGGAACCAGGGTAGCTTTAAATGGCTTTGCGGCGTCTTCTGCTACGCCTGTAGGAGGTGAGTACTCAGAAATGCCCGTCAAACAAAAGAAATCAAAAGGCAAAGTATACCTCTTTTGCGATGAGTTTACCAATTTTAATGATACTGAGATTGGTGTAAAATCTATACTCTTGCTGGAAAGGTTAGGGTACGAAGTAGAGATACCCAGACATGAAGAAAGCGGCAGAACCTACCTCTCCAAAGGGATGCTACGACAGGCCAAAAGCATTGCCCTTAAGAACATAGCTGCTCTAAAAGATATAGTAAGTGAAGAAACTCCGATCGTAGGAATTGAGCCCTCTGCCATACTTACGCTACGCGACGAATATGTAGATCTGAGCAGTGGAGAGGAGAAAAAAGCTGCTCAGCATATAGCGGGGCATACCTATCTGCTGGATGAGTTTATCGCCAGAGAAATTGATAGAGGTAACATCAATAAAGATGTGTTTACTAAAGAGAAAAAAGTGATTAAACTGCATGGGCACTGCCATCAGAAGGCACTTTCTTCGCTGGTACCAACCAAGAAAATGTTGAGTTTGCCAGAAAATTACGAGGTACACCTGATACGCTCCGGTTGCTGTGGTATGGCAGGGTCTTTTGGTTACGAGAAGGAGCACTTTGAGGTCTCTATGCAGGTAGGTGAGCTGGTACTCTTCCCTACTGTTAGACAACAACCAGAAGAGGTGATTATCGCTGCTCCCGGAACCAGCTGCCGTCATCAGATTAAGGATGGTACCGGACGCCTCGCAAAACACACTGCCGAAATTTTATACGAGGCCCTGGTGTAG
- a CDS encoding DMT family transporter, which yields MRNLLLLIPLLVGMGVVIQSGANTQLRAILGNPFLAAFISFGTGLLALLILNTVMGTDPSILNAENIQRTRWWMWLGGILGAFFITSVIFIAPIIGPTKLFGIIIASQLIFSVAVDHFGWLGFEVQAINIKKAIGVILLIAGAFLVQWGKSS from the coding sequence ATGCGAAATTTACTTTTATTAATTCCCCTACTGGTTGGCATGGGAGTAGTAATACAGTCCGGTGCTAATACACAATTAAGAGCGATACTGGGTAACCCATTTTTGGCGGCCTTCATATCTTTTGGAACGGGCCTTCTCGCCTTACTCATCCTCAACACTGTTATGGGTACGGATCCTTCTATTCTTAATGCAGAAAACATACAGCGTACACGTTGGTGGATGTGGTTGGGAGGAATTTTAGGCGCTTTCTTTATCACCTCCGTTATTTTTATAGCGCCTATTATCGGCCCTACTAAGTTGTTTGGGATTATTATAGCCAGTCAACTCATTTTTTCGGTGGCAGTAGACCATTTTGGCTGGTTAGGCTTTGAGGTACAAGCTATTAACATTAAAAAAGCTATCGGAGTAATTTTATTAATTGCCGGAGCTTTTTTAGTCCAATGGGGTAAATCCAGTTAA
- a CDS encoding RDD family protein has protein sequence MQNTELHTKKQFDLSHILVDEKLQGSQLAGFTRRAMAYILDWAIVLLCTEFFVLIIPLVFIYLFYKKKLGKTLVKNRRMLKKNLTLADHKLEKIEVGEKLRQQFKRYMTAYLYVIMYAPIVLVLMILFAFVLNLVSATEYMNLKSSFIAGFEGIVRPLSDLNDGLGLLLSFFGAFVYFSFFTWRWQGQTPAKRFLKIKIVRLNGKRITLWGSLERVMGYTASASLVGLGFLQYFWDKNCQTTHDKITETIVIEA, from the coding sequence ATGCAAAATACAGAGCTACATACCAAAAAACAGTTTGATCTAAGCCATATTCTGGTAGATGAAAAGTTACAGGGGAGCCAGTTGGCAGGCTTTACCCGTAGAGCAATGGCTTATATACTTGATTGGGCAATTGTGCTCTTATGTACCGAGTTTTTTGTGCTTATTATTCCTCTGGTCTTCATTTATCTGTTTTACAAAAAAAAGTTGGGCAAAACATTGGTGAAAAACCGACGCATGCTCAAGAAAAATCTTACGCTGGCCGATCATAAGCTGGAAAAAATAGAAGTAGGAGAGAAGTTACGCCAACAGTTTAAACGATATATGACGGCCTACTTATATGTAATTATGTATGCACCAATTGTATTGGTGCTAATGATTCTTTTCGCATTTGTACTTAATCTGGTTTCTGCCACGGAGTATATGAACCTGAAAAGTTCATTTATTGCGGGCTTTGAAGGTATAGTTCGGCCACTCAGTGACCTTAATGATGGTCTAGGCCTCCTGCTTAGTTTTTTTGGTGCTTTTGTCTATTTCAGCTTTTTTACCTGGCGCTGGCAGGGGCAAACTCCCGCCAAACGCTTCCTGAAAATTAAAATAGTAAGACTGAATGGTAAAAGAATTACTTTATGGGGAAGCCTGGAAAGGGTCATGGGCTATACCGCTTCCGCCTCGCTGGTGGGGCTTGGCTTTTTGCAGTACTTCTGGGATAAAAACTGCCAGACTACCCATGACAAGATTACCGAGACCATAGTCATTGAGGCCTAA